The Streptomyces sp. NBC_01268 genome window below encodes:
- a CDS encoding acetyl/propionyl/methylcrotonyl-CoA carboxylase subunit alpha codes for MRKVLIANRGEIAVRVARACRDAGIASVAVYADPDRDALHVRAADEAFALGGDTPATSYLDMGKVLQAAADSGADAIHPGYGFLSENAEFAQAVLDAGLIWIGPPPQAIRDLGDKVAARHIAQRAGAPLVAGTPDPVSGADEVVAFAKENGLPIAIKAAFGGGGRGLKVARTLEEVPELYDSAVREAVAAFGRGECFVERYLDKPRHVETQCLADSHGNVVVVSTRDCSLQRRHQKLVEEAPAPFLSEAQNAELYAASKAILKEAGYVGAGTVEFLVGVDGTISFLEVNTRLQVEHPVTEEVTGIDLVREMFRIADGEELGYGDPEIRGHSFEFRINGEDPGRNFLPAPGTVTTFAAPTGPGVRLDAGVESGSVIGPAWDSLLAKLIITGASREQALQRAARALAEFKVEGMATAIPFHQAVVVDPAFTADPFRVHTRWIETEFVNEIKPFAPAGGEAEEDESGRETIVVEVGGKRLEVSLPSSLGMTLARTGLAAGAKPKRRAAKKSGPTASGDTLASPMQGTIVKVAVEEGQEVKEGDLIVVLEAMKMEQPLNAHRSGTVKGLSAEVGASITSGAPICEIKD; via the coding sequence GTGCGCAAGGTGCTCATCGCCAACCGTGGCGAAATCGCTGTCCGCGTCGCCCGGGCCTGCCGGGACGCCGGGATCGCCAGCGTAGCCGTCTACGCCGATCCGGACCGGGACGCTCTGCACGTCCGCGCGGCCGACGAGGCGTTCGCCCTGGGCGGTGACACCCCGGCCACCAGTTACCTGGACATGGGCAAGGTGCTCCAGGCGGCTGCGGATTCCGGCGCCGACGCGATCCACCCGGGCTACGGCTTCCTTTCCGAGAACGCCGAGTTCGCCCAGGCCGTCCTCGACGCCGGCCTCATCTGGATCGGTCCGCCGCCGCAGGCCATCCGCGACCTCGGTGACAAGGTCGCCGCGCGCCACATCGCGCAGCGCGCCGGCGCCCCGCTGGTCGCCGGCACCCCGGACCCGGTCTCGGGCGCCGACGAGGTCGTCGCCTTCGCCAAGGAGAACGGCCTGCCGATCGCGATCAAGGCCGCCTTCGGTGGCGGTGGCCGCGGTCTGAAGGTCGCCCGCACCCTCGAAGAGGTGCCGGAGCTCTACGACTCCGCCGTCCGCGAGGCCGTCGCCGCCTTCGGCCGCGGCGAGTGCTTCGTCGAGCGCTACCTGGACAAGCCGCGGCACGTCGAGACCCAGTGCCTCGCCGACTCGCACGGCAACGTGGTCGTCGTCTCGACCCGTGACTGCTCCCTCCAGCGCCGGCACCAGAAGCTGGTCGAGGAGGCCCCGGCCCCGTTCCTGTCGGAGGCTCAGAACGCCGAGCTGTACGCGGCGTCCAAGGCCATCCTGAAGGAGGCCGGCTACGTCGGCGCCGGCACCGTCGAGTTCCTGGTCGGCGTCGACGGCACGATCTCCTTCCTGGAGGTCAACACCCGTCTGCAGGTCGAGCACCCGGTCACCGAAGAGGTCACCGGCATCGACCTGGTCCGCGAGATGTTCCGGATCGCCGACGGCGAGGAGCTCGGTTACGGCGACCCGGAGATCCGCGGTCACTCCTTCGAGTTCCGCATCAACGGCGAGGACCCGGGCCGCAACTTCCTCCCGGCCCCCGGCACCGTCACCACCTTCGCCGCGCCGACCGGCCCGGGTGTGCGTCTGGACGCCGGCGTCGAGTCCGGCTCGGTCATCGGCCCGGCCTGGGACTCGCTGCTCGCGAAGCTGATCATCACCGGCGCCAGCCGCGAGCAGGCGCTGCAGCGTGCCGCCCGCGCGCTCGCCGAGTTCAAGGTCGAGGGCATGGCCACCGCCATCCCGTTCCACCAGGCCGTCGTGGTCGACCCGGCGTTCACCGCCGACCCGTTCCGCGTCCACACCCGGTGGATCGAGACCGAGTTCGTCAACGAGATCAAGCCGTTCGCCCCGGCGGGCGGTGAGGCCGAGGAGGACGAGAGCGGCCGCGAGACGATCGTCGTCGAGGTCGGCGGCAAGCGCCTCGAGGTCTCCCTGCCGTCCTCGCTCGGCATGACGCTGGCCCGCACCGGCCTCGCCGCCGGCGCCAAGCCGAAGCGCCGCGCCGCGAAGAAGTCCGGCCCGACCGCCTCCGGCGACACCCTCGCGTCCCCGATGCAGGGCACCATCGTCAAGGTGGCCGTCGAGGAGGGCCAGGAGGTCAAGGAGGGCGACCTGATCGTCGTCCTGGAGGCCATGAAGATGGAGCAGCCGCTGAACGCGCACCGTTCCGGCACCGTCAAGGGCCTGTCCGCCGAGGTCGGCGCCTCGATCACCTCCGGCGCCCCGATCTGCGAGATCAAGGACTGA
- a CDS encoding caspase family protein has product MSVPPEGRRFLITIGVSAYADPDIPDLPGVPEDVRRLRELLLPMGYEAVLDRLAADPTAATIQEAVEDWAHDTEPGPEDIVVVYFAGHGTKAADRHYLLGSTARPGRYSAALAAEDLARPLLRGEAGHVLVVLDTCFAGAGAGEIAALATELAHTQRGPAGRWMLAAARGKERARENVFVDALATVLDHPQAGAHQEFLGVREVTERVNRHLAERRVPQRVSHSTVDSDGRDPFFRNRAHIAGLPADALDVETLDRLRRATRGHFEARGRGVEHTGERGDYFTGRTRALTALASWLTADRHDRRARVVTGDPGSGKSALLGRLLRAAEHHAIVALHARRAALEDLSADLAAALRLPGTDRDDVLEALGRRTAPVTVLVDALDEAGPAGHADEGLRIARELLRPLSSLPAVRLVVGTRRPLLAALGPAVEVVDLDAPAFTTPEDVAAYAAKLLLAEGDPDTRSPYRARPDEAAEAARGIAARAGRSFLVARMTARALVDGQIEADTSRPGWEQALPDEAGQAFAAYLARFGPDRPRVERLLRPLAYAQGAGLPWSTLWGPLTEALSGLPCAQDDLRWLHEHAGAYLVETATPAGSAYRLFHETMAEWLRAAAGPDADAHRAVAAALLAGVPEDPRTGLRDWPAAHRYVREHLATHAAAGGSLDGLLADPEYLVHAHPPELLRALAAVRTPRGRLWRSVYRTSSDVHRHLDEGGRRDVLAVDAARFGEREAAGELARTRTWRPRWATGSEVHTALVGSFHTGSSYYTGGYLAAASCAELDGQLHAVGVTSPGELHLWNLSTGSHEVLPSAGVATMAAFCTVDGRASAMSASSAGDLVLWDLATLAPRRFKVPRLSGRTMLCVELEGRAHAVALLASDGLIVVDLTSGSHRSVRLPRRQETFDLRAWTVLEGHAHVALTSPRSGAITLVDLVTGRRRAPLLADVPVYALTCVTNEGHPHLVSRGAGNSLTVWNLTDGSERSLKVPEYNDVYGLTTTTLHGRPHLVAGCADQTVRVWDLKDGAERLRLTGHSIPLDHVACYEVEGRTHVVSAADSNVRVWDLDDRQPHESEPSGHPSTVYGTAVTELDGAPCAVTAGYDGSVRLWDLREGTPLGVLTGSHTAFTSLAPDPGSPAHMVTVSSGGGVTLWDLEKRAEAAAVGNDDGGGSLNGVVAFRSGDRLNALACYERITRWDLDRGSRHMLAPDGIDVAHRALAVTSLGGRPVLLSGERGSSVLLRDARTGRFLGTLAGGDRVTAIGCAVVGGRPVAVVGDSGGGVHVWDLTTRKTGLELLRNGSQVAYVACTVLDGLPHAVVATWHWALQIFDLTTGRLTETITLPLPVEALTPHHDNLLVSMSSEVLVLTREPAPPPRPPWAPRTPPA; this is encoded by the coding sequence GTGAGCGTGCCCCCCGAGGGACGACGCTTCCTCATCACCATCGGCGTCTCCGCCTACGCCGACCCGGACATCCCCGACCTGCCGGGCGTCCCCGAGGACGTACGGCGGTTACGGGAACTGCTGCTGCCCATGGGGTACGAGGCGGTGCTCGACCGGCTCGCCGCCGACCCGACCGCCGCCACGATCCAGGAGGCCGTCGAGGACTGGGCGCACGACACCGAGCCGGGCCCCGAGGACATCGTGGTCGTCTACTTCGCCGGCCACGGCACCAAGGCCGCCGACCGCCACTACCTGCTCGGTTCCACCGCCCGCCCCGGACGCTACTCGGCCGCCCTCGCCGCCGAGGACCTGGCCCGCCCGCTGCTGCGCGGCGAGGCCGGACACGTCCTCGTCGTGCTCGACACCTGCTTCGCGGGCGCCGGCGCGGGCGAGATCGCCGCCCTCGCCACCGAACTCGCCCACACCCAGCGGGGACCGGCCGGTCGCTGGATGCTCGCCGCCGCCCGCGGCAAGGAACGCGCCCGCGAGAACGTCTTCGTCGACGCGCTCGCCACCGTCCTCGACCACCCCCAGGCCGGCGCCCACCAGGAGTTCCTGGGCGTCCGCGAGGTCACCGAACGCGTCAACCGACACCTCGCCGAGCGCCGGGTGCCCCAGCGCGTCAGCCACTCCACCGTCGACAGCGACGGCCGCGACCCCTTCTTCCGCAACCGGGCCCACATCGCGGGCCTGCCCGCCGACGCGCTCGACGTCGAGACCCTGGACCGGCTGCGCCGCGCGACCCGCGGACACTTCGAGGCCCGCGGCCGGGGCGTCGAGCACACCGGCGAACGCGGCGACTACTTCACCGGCCGCACCCGGGCCCTGACCGCCCTCGCCTCCTGGCTGACCGCCGACCGGCACGACCGGCGGGCCCGCGTCGTCACCGGCGACCCCGGCTCCGGCAAGTCCGCCCTCCTCGGCCGGCTGCTGCGCGCCGCGGAACACCACGCGATCGTGGCCCTGCACGCCCGCCGCGCCGCCCTCGAGGACCTGAGCGCCGATCTCGCCGCCGCGCTCCGCCTGCCCGGCACCGACCGCGACGACGTCCTGGAGGCCCTCGGCCGGCGCACCGCACCCGTCACCGTCCTGGTCGACGCGCTCGACGAGGCCGGCCCCGCGGGCCACGCCGACGAGGGCCTGCGGATCGCCCGGGAGCTCCTGCGCCCCCTGTCCTCGCTGCCCGCGGTCCGCCTCGTCGTCGGCACACGCCGCCCGCTGCTGGCCGCCCTCGGCCCCGCGGTGGAGGTCGTCGACCTCGACGCCCCCGCCTTCACCACCCCCGAGGACGTCGCCGCCTACGCCGCCAAACTGCTGCTCGCCGAAGGCGACCCGGACACCCGCTCCCCCTACCGCGCCCGCCCGGACGAGGCCGCCGAGGCGGCCCGGGGCATCGCGGCCCGCGCGGGCCGCTCGTTCCTGGTGGCCCGGATGACCGCCCGCGCCCTCGTCGACGGCCAGATCGAGGCCGACACCTCCCGCCCCGGCTGGGAACAGGCGCTGCCCGACGAGGCGGGGCAGGCCTTCGCCGCGTACCTGGCCCGCTTCGGCCCCGACCGGCCGCGCGTCGAACGCCTGCTGCGCCCCCTCGCGTACGCGCAGGGCGCGGGCCTGCCCTGGTCCACCCTGTGGGGCCCGCTGACCGAGGCCCTGTCGGGGCTGCCCTGCGCCCAGGACGACCTGCGCTGGCTGCACGAACACGCGGGCGCCTACCTCGTGGAGACGGCCACGCCCGCGGGCTCCGCCTACCGCCTCTTCCACGAGACGATGGCCGAATGGCTCCGCGCCGCGGCGGGCCCCGACGCCGACGCCCACCGCGCCGTCGCCGCCGCCCTCCTCGCGGGCGTCCCGGAGGACCCGCGCACCGGCCTGCGCGACTGGCCGGCCGCCCACCGTTACGTCCGCGAGCACCTGGCGACCCACGCGGCGGCGGGCGGCTCCCTGGACGGCCTCCTCGCCGACCCCGAGTACCTGGTCCACGCGCACCCGCCCGAACTGCTCCGCGCACTGGCCGCCGTACGGACCCCGCGGGGCCGCCTGTGGCGCTCGGTGTACCGCACCTCGTCCGACGTCCACCGCCACCTGGACGAGGGGGGCCGCAGGGACGTCCTCGCGGTGGACGCGGCCCGCTTCGGGGAGCGCGAGGCGGCGGGCGAGCTGGCGCGGACGCGGACGTGGCGGCCGCGGTGGGCGACGGGGTCGGAGGTCCATACGGCGCTGGTGGGGTCGTTCCACACGGGCTCCTCGTACTACACGGGCGGCTACCTCGCGGCGGCGAGCTGCGCGGAGCTGGACGGGCAGTTGCACGCGGTGGGCGTCACCAGCCCGGGTGAGCTTCATCTGTGGAACCTGAGCACGGGTTCGCATGAGGTGCTGCCCTCCGCGGGAGTAGCGACGATGGCCGCCTTCTGCACGGTCGACGGCCGCGCCAGCGCGATGTCCGCGAGCTCCGCTGGTGACCTCGTCCTGTGGGACCTCGCCACACTCGCTCCGCGCCGCTTCAAGGTGCCGAGGCTGTCGGGCCGCACCATGCTGTGCGTCGAGCTGGAGGGCCGGGCCCACGCTGTGGCCCTCCTGGCCTCGGACGGCCTGATCGTCGTCGACCTGACCTCAGGATCGCACCGCTCCGTCCGGCTCCCCCGTCGGCAGGAGACCTTCGATCTGCGGGCGTGGACCGTCCTCGAAGGGCATGCCCACGTCGCGCTGACCTCGCCCAGAAGCGGCGCGATCACCTTGGTGGACCTGGTCACCGGCCGGCGGCGCGCTCCCCTGCTCGCCGATGTACCGGTCTACGCCCTCACCTGCGTGACAAACGAGGGACACCCCCACCTGGTGAGCCGGGGCGCCGGAAACAGCCTCACCGTCTGGAATCTCACCGACGGCTCGGAGCGCTCCCTGAAGGTCCCCGAGTACAACGACGTCTACGGACTCACCACGACCACCCTGCACGGGCGTCCGCACCTGGTCGCCGGCTGTGCGGACCAAACGGTGCGCGTCTGGGACCTGAAGGACGGCGCGGAACGCCTCCGCCTGACAGGGCACTCGATCCCGCTGGACCACGTTGCCTGTTACGAGGTCGAGGGCCGGACGCACGTGGTCTCTGCGGCCGACTCAAACGTACGTGTCTGGGACCTGGACGACCGGCAGCCGCATGAATCGGAACCGTCCGGGCACCCGAGCACGGTGTACGGGACAGCCGTCACCGAACTGGACGGCGCACCGTGCGCCGTGACGGCCGGCTACGACGGAAGCGTGCGCTTGTGGGACCTACGCGAGGGCACCCCGCTCGGAGTACTGACGGGCAGCCACACCGCCTTCACCTCCCTCGCGCCCGATCCCGGCTCGCCGGCGCACATGGTCACGGTCTCGTCGGGCGGCGGAGTGACCCTCTGGGACCTGGAGAAGCGCGCGGAGGCGGCGGCGGTCGGCAACGATGACGGCGGGGGCTCACTCAACGGCGTCGTGGCGTTCCGGTCGGGCGACCGACTGAACGCGCTGGCCTGCTACGAACGAATCACACGATGGGACCTCGACCGAGGCTCGCGGCACATGCTGGCCCCCGACGGCATCGACGTCGCACACCGCGCGCTGGCCGTCACGTCGCTGGGCGGCCGACCGGTCTTGCTCTCCGGTGAGCGGGGCAGTTCGGTGCTACTCCGCGACGCGCGGACCGGCCGGTTCCTGGGCACGCTGGCCGGCGGCGACCGGGTCACGGCGATCGGCTGCGCCGTCGTCGGCGGCCGCCCGGTCGCCGTCGTCGGGGACTCCGGCGGCGGCGTCCACGTCTGGGATCTGACGACGCGCAAGACGGGCCTGGAACTGCTGAGGAACGGCTCTCAGGTGGCCTACGTGGCCTGCACCGTCCTCGACGGCCTGCCGCACGCCGTGGTCGCCACCTGGCACTGGGCGCTGCAGATCTTCGACCTGACGACGGGTCGCCTCACCGAGACGATCACCCTGCCGCTGCCCGTCGAGGCGCTGACCCCTCACCACGACAACCTCCTGGTCAGCATGAGCAGCGAGGTCCTCGTCCTCACGCGGGAGCCGGCGCCGCCTCCTCGGCCGCCTTGGGCTCCCCGTACGCCACCAGCGTGA